Proteins from a single region of Juglans microcarpa x Juglans regia isolate MS1-56 chromosome 5S, Jm3101_v1.0, whole genome shotgun sequence:
- the LOC121267572 gene encoding 2,3-bisphosphoglycerate-independent phosphoglycerate mutase: MGSSGFSFKLADHPKLPKGKTVAVVVLDGWGEAKPDQYNCISVADTPTMDSLKQGAPERWRLVKAHGTAVGLPTEDDMGNSEVGHNALGAGRIYAQGAKLVDLALASGKIYEGEGFKYINECFENGTLHLIGLLSDGGVHSRLDQLLLLLKGCSEHNAKRIRVHILTDGRDVLDGSSVGFVETLENELAKLRERGVDAQIASGGGRMYVTMDRYENDWDVVKRGWDAQVLGEAPYKFRSALEAVKKLREEPKANDQYLPPFVIVDENGKPVGPIFDGDAVVTFNFRADRMSMVAQALEYESFDKFDRVRFPKIRYAGMLQYDGELKLPSHYLVSPPEIERTSGEYLVHNGVRTFACSETVKFGHVTFFWNGNRSGYFNSELEEYVEIPSDSGITFNVQPKMKALEIAEKTRDAILSRKFDQVRVNLPNGDMVGHTGDIGATVVACKAADDAVKMILDAIEQVGGIYVVTADHGNAEDMVKRNKTGQPLLDKNGNIQILTSHTLQPVPIAIGGPGLAPGVQFRKDVPTGGLANVAATVMNLHGFEAPSDYEPTLIEVVDN, from the exons ATGGGGAGCTCAGGATTCTCGTTTAAATTGGCTGATCACCCGAAGCTGCCAAAGGGTAAGACTGTGGCTGTGGTGGTTTTGGACGGCTGGGGTGAGGCCAAGCCTGATCAGTACAACTGCATCTCTGTCGCCGATACTCCCACCATGGATTCCCTCAAACAG gGTGCTCCTGAGAGATGGAGGTTAGTTAAGGCTCACGGTACTGCCGTAGGCCTTCCTACAGAAGATGACATGGGCAACAGCGAGGTTGGTCACAATGCTCTTGGGGCCGGTCGCATCTATGCTCAAGG TGCAAAGCTTGTTGACCTTGCTCTTGCCTCTGGAAAGATTTATGAAGGAGAAGGTTTTAAGTACATAAATGAATGTTTTGAAAATGGCACATTGCATCTCATTGGGCTTTTGAGTGACGGGGGAGTTCACTCCAGGCTTGATCAGTTGCTG TTATTGCTTAAAGGATGTAGTGAGCACAACGCTAAGAGAATCCGTGTTCATATTCTTACTGACGGCCGTGATGTTTTGGATGGTTCAAGCGTAGGATTTGTAGAAACTCTTGAGAATGAACTTGCAAAATTACGTGAAAGGGGTGTTGATGCACAGATTGCATCTGGTGGTGGTCGCATGTATGTTACAATGGATCGTTATGAG AATGACTGGGACGTAGTCAAACGTGGATGGGATGCCCAGGTTCTTGGTGAAGCCCCTTACAAATTTAGAAGTGCTCTTGAAGCTGTCAAGAAATTAAGGGAGGAACCTAAGGCCAATGACCAGTATTTGCCTCCTTTTGTTATTGTTGATGAGAACGGGAAGCCTGTTGGCCCTATATTTGATGGTGATGCAGTGGTTACATTCAACTTCCGAGCTGATCGGATGAGTATGGTTGCTCAGGCTCTTGAATATGAAAGTTTTGACAAGTTCGATCGAGTTCGATTCCCTAAAATCCGTTACGCTGGAATGCTTCAGTATGATGGTGAGTTGAAGCTTCCAAGCCATTACCTTGTTTCGCCTCCAGAGATCGAGAGAACATCTGGTGAATACCTAGTGCACAATGGTGTTCGTACTTTTGCTTGCAG TGAGACTGTCAAATTTGGTCACGTCACTTTCTTCTGGAATGGAAACCGCTCTGGGTATTTCAATTCGGAACTGGAGGAATACGTTGAAATTCCAAGTGATTCTGGAATAACTTTCAACGTGCAGCCAAAGATGAAGGCATTGGAGATTGCTGAAAAAACGAGAGATGCTATACTTAGTCGAAAATTCGACCAG GTGCGTGTTAACCTACCAAATGGTGACATGGTAGGCCATACCGGTGATATTGGGGCTACAGTTGTTGCTTGCAAGGCTGCCGATGATGCTGTTAAG ATGATTCTTGACGCAATAGAACAAGTGGGTGGAATTTATGTTGTTACTGCAGATCACGGTAATGCAGAGGACATGGTGAAGAGGAACAAGACTGGGCAACCTCTTCTTGACAAGAATGGGAACATTCAAATACTCACTTCCCACACTCTTCAACCA gtgCCAATTGCAATTGGAGGTCCTGGATTGGCGCCTGGTGTTCAGTTTCGCAAGGATGTTCCTACTGGTGGGCTTGCAAATGTTGCTGCAACTGTGATGAATCTCCATGGATTTGAGGCTCCTAGTGACTATGAGCCAACCCTCATCGAAGTTGTTGATAACTAG